Proteins from a genomic interval of bacterium:
- a CDS encoding type 1 glutamine amidotransferase domain-containing protein translates to MELSGKRVAVLAENHYENLELWYPVMRLREAGATVTIVGPKAGEAYKSKEGFPAKADISMDDAKSSDFDAVIVPGGYAPDYMRRHQPMLRLVREAFQAGKIVASICHAGWVPISAGIVKGRTMTCVSAIKDDVINAGAHYVDKEVVVDGNLISSRTPPDLPAFCREIIKALSTAKVGAPA, encoded by the coding sequence ATGGAGCTCAGCGGTAAACGCGTCGCCGTCCTCGCCGAGAACCATTACGAGAATCTCGAGTTGTGGTACCCGGTTATGCGCCTGCGCGAGGCGGGGGCGACCGTGACGATCGTCGGCCCGAAGGCCGGCGAGGCGTACAAGAGCAAGGAAGGGTTCCCGGCCAAGGCCGACATTTCCATGGACGACGCGAAATCATCCGACTTCGACGCCGTCATCGTTCCCGGCGGCTACGCGCCCGACTATATGCGGCGCCATCAGCCGATGCTGCGGCTCGTCCGCGAGGCGTTCCAGGCCGGGAAGATCGTCGCGTCGATCTGCCACGCCGGCTGGGTGCCGATCTCGGCCGGGATCGTGAAGGGCAGGACCATGACCTGCGTGAGCGCGATCAAGGACGACGTCATCAACGCCGGCGCCCACTACGTTGACAAGGAAGTCGTCGTCGACGGCAATCTCATCTCGTCCCGGACGCCGCCGGACCTGCCGGCGTTCTGCCGCGAGATCATCAAGGCGCTGAGCACGGCCAAGGTCGGCGCGCCCGCGTGA
- a CDS encoding MBL fold metallo-hydrolase → MILESFPVGPVSANCYIFGDDATRDVFVIDPGDEADRILAALRRLDAHPVAIVNTHGHFDHVQAVDAVRRAAHVPFWIHEAERPVLETGPARARALFGIDLPPSPVPDRWLAEGDLVRAGSLRLTVRHTPGHSPGGVCLLGDGLVFTGDTLFAGSVGRTDLPGADQEALFASIVRVLLPLPDETVCYPGHGPETTIGEEKRSNPFVEPLVRRARRSQA, encoded by the coding sequence ATGATTCTCGAGAGCTTCCCCGTCGGCCCGGTCTCTGCGAACTGCTACATCTTCGGAGACGACGCGACCCGCGACGTCTTCGTGATCGACCCGGGCGACGAAGCCGATCGCATCCTGGCCGCGCTCCGGCGTCTGGACGCGCATCCCGTCGCGATCGTCAACACGCACGGCCACTTCGATCACGTACAGGCGGTGGACGCGGTGCGGCGGGCCGCGCACGTGCCGTTCTGGATCCACGAGGCCGAACGGCCGGTGCTCGAAACGGGGCCCGCGCGGGCGCGCGCGCTCTTCGGGATCGATCTGCCGCCGTCCCCCGTGCCGGACCGGTGGCTCGCCGAGGGCGACCTCGTCCGGGCGGGGAGCCTGCGGCTCACGGTCCGCCACACGCCCGGCCACAGCCCCGGCGGCGTCTGCCTCCTCGGCGACGGGCTGGTATTCACGGGCGACACGCTCTTCGCGGGGAGTGTGGGACGCACGGACCTCCCGGGGGCGGACCAGGAGGCGTTGTTCGCCTCGATCGTGCGGGTGCTGCTGCCGCTGCCCGACGAGACGGTCTGCTATCCGGGCCACGGTCCCGAGACCACCATCGGCGAGGAGAAGCGCAGCAATCCGTTCGTGGAACCGCTCGTCCGCCGCGCGCGGCGGTCACAGGCGTAG